From a single Cydia strobilella chromosome 17, ilCydStro3.1, whole genome shotgun sequence genomic region:
- the LOC134748790 gene encoding forkhead box protein L3: MCSGAEGGPWPLKDAPTVTAAALDHYRLQLYNYAVAERLRLYPPSVAPCYAPYAPRLALSMSLLQHRALQPEEPKPQHSYIGLIAMAILSSPECKLVLSDIYQHILDNYPYFRSRGPGWRNSIRHNLSLNDCFVKAGRSANGKGHYWAIHPANVEDFRKGDFRRRKAQRKVRKHMGLAVDDDGEDSPSPPPQSPPPTTLALPFWGAARLPGGGQPRKRQFDVASLLAPDDVPEKRPRRDSNSEEEAEEDIDVVASDQEPSPESEEPCAAPAPYPLLGGWWPALDPALLQQLRRHAASPPRAPSPGHPQRPPDT, from the coding sequence ATGTGTAGCGGTGCCGAGGGAGGCCCCTGGCCGCTGAAAGACGCGCCGACCGTTACCGCCGCGGCTCTCGACCACTACCGACTCCAACTCTACAACTACGCCGTCGCCGAGCGACTCCGACTTTACCCACCAAGTGTTGCACCATGCTACGCACCGTATGCTCCGCGCTTGGCGCTCTCCATGTCCCTGCTTCAACACCGAGCGCTCCAACCTGAAGAACCGAAGCCCCAGCACAGTTACATCGGCCTCATCGCCATGGCCATCCTCAGCTCCCCGGAATGCAAACTCGTACTCTCCGACATCTACCAACACATACTCGACAACTACCCCTACTTCCGCTCCCGCGGACCCGGCTGGCGGAACTCCATCCGACACAACCTATCCCTGAACGACTGCTTTGTTAAAGCTGGACGATCCGCGAACGGAAAAGGACATTACTGGGCGATTCATCCTGCGAACGTAGAGGATTTTAGGAAAGGTGATTTTAGAAGACGAAAGGCGCAGAGAAAAGTAAGGAAACACATGGGATTGGCAGTCGATGATGACGGAGAGGATTCACCATCGCCGCCGCCGCAGTCACCGCCGCCAACAACGCTAGCGCTGCCTTTTTGGGGAGCAGCGCGGTTGCCGGGCGGCGGCCAGCCGAGGAAGCGGCAGTTTGATGTTGCCTCGCTGTTAGCACCGGATGATGTGCCTGAAAAGCGCCCCCGGAGAGACAGTAATAGTGAAGAAGAAGCGGAGGAGGATATAGATGTAGTGGCTAGTGATCAAGAGCCGAGTCCGGAGAGCGAGGAGCCGTGCGCGGCGCCGGCCCCGTACCCGCTGCTGGGCGGCTGGTGGCCGGCGCTGGACCCGGCGTTGCTGCAGCAGCTCCGCCGGCACGCGGCctcgccgccgcgcgcgcccagCCCCGGCCACCCCCAGCGCCCGCCAGATACTTAA